In Rutidosis leptorrhynchoides isolate AG116_Rl617_1_P2 chromosome 2, CSIRO_AGI_Rlap_v1, whole genome shotgun sequence, one genomic interval encodes:
- the LOC139890027 gene encoding uncharacterized protein: MTRELSPVSIHIIEFQKRGLPHVHILIWLTRAYKCKTPEDINDLISAEIPNEAHDPEGYKAVTEYMLHGPCGCKHKDAPCMIDNQCSKHFSKPYYAETTIDEDGYANYRRRNNGVNVTKGKSTLDNSFVVPYNRYLLIRYNAHINVEWCNRSRAIKYLFKYLNKGPDRATIVIQENVPTQNSSGIPEKIIDVDEIRNYLDYRYLSPCEAAWRLFSYDIHFSKPSVIKLSYHLPNQQSLTLHDSQHLPALLQRPSIKETMFTQWFELNKQDPKARSLTYSKIPKEYVWNNDTKEWAHRKLRPSIGRIVYSNPASGERYYLRMLLNIVKEPRSFEELRTVDGTLHPTFKDACFAYGLLHDDREWTEAISEAKLWASGAQLHDLFGVLHKHGKSLSDFSTLPQPDPSLLTQLDNRLIREELNYNIKEMKTLHDNLFRSLNPEQLTLYERLIKAVTNQEGGLYFLYGPGGTGKTFLYNTILTKLRSEKMIVLAVASSGIASLLLPGGRTAHSRFVIPLELMENSTCGIKQKTHLAALMHEARLIIWDEVPMTQRYAFEALDKTLRDILGSKKEANRDKLFGGMPILLGGTLDKSSQSFQKVKGKRSLTHASIDQNCGNSVTYIHSHAL, from the exons tatacaCATTATTGAGTTCCAAAAACGTGGGTTGCCGCATGTCCATATCTTAATCTGGTTGACACGTGCATACAAATGCAAGACACCCGAAGACATCAACGATCTCATATCGGCCGAAATTCCTAACGAGGCCCACGATCCCGAAGGATACAAGGCTGTCACCGAGTACATGTTACACGGCCCTTGCGGTTGTAAACACAAGGACGCTCCATGTATGATTGATAACCAATGTTCAAAGCATTTCTCTAAGCCATATTACGCTGAGACCACAATCGATGAAGACGGTTACGCTAACTACAGACGCCGCAACAACGGTGTGAATGTTACTAAAGGCAAAAGCACACTTGACAACAGCTTTGTCGTTCCTTACAATAGATATCTGTTGATCCGATACAACGCACATATAAATGTCGAGTGGTGTAATAGATCTCGCGCCATTAAATATCTATTCAAATACTTAAATAAAGGGCCGGACCGAGCTACAATTGTGATACAGGAAAACGTACCCACACAAAACTCATCAGGCATTCCGGAAAAAATTATTGACGTTGATGAAATCAGGAATTATTTGGATTACCGCTATTTATCTCCGTGTGAGGCTGCTTGGCGATTATTTTCTTACGACATCCACTTCTCTAAGCCTTCTGTAATTAAGCTATCATATCATCTACCAAACCAACAGTCACTCACTCTACACGATTCCCAACATCTTCCGGCCTTGCTTCAAAGACCAAGCATCAAAGAAACCATGTTCACCCAATGGTTTGAACTTAATAAACAAGATCCAAAAGCACGGAGCCTTACATACTCAAAGATCCCCAAAGAGTATGTCTGGAATAATGATACAAAGGAATGGGCCCACAGAAAGCTGAGACCCTCTATTGGTCGTATTGTCTACTCAAATCCAGCGTCAGGTGAACGTTACTATCTAAGAATGTTATTAAACATTGTTAAGGAACCACGTTCATTTGAAGAACTCCGTACAGTTGACGGCACGTTACACCCCACATTCAAAGACGCTTGCTTCGCATATGGTTTACTCCACGATGATCGGGAATGGACAGAAGCTATTTCTGAGGCAAAACTCTGGGCTTCAGGTGCACAACTTCACGATTTATTT GGAGTTTTGCATAAACACGGGAAGTCACTCTCTGATTTCTCGACTTTACCACAACCAGACCCATCTTTACTAACACAACTGGACAATCGCTTGATCCGAGAAGAGTTAAATTACAACATCAAGGAAATGAAGACCTTGCATGACAACCTATTCAGATCGCTTAACCCTGAACAACTCACACTATATGAACGGCTAATCAAGGCTGTAACAAATCAGGAAGGCGGGCTCTATTTCTTATATGGCCCAGGCGGGACTGGGAAGACTTTTTTATACAATACTATTCTAACAAAACTCagatctgagaaaatgattgttctaGCAGTTGCATCATCag GAATCGCTTCATTGTTACTACCCGGGGGCCGGACTGCACACAGCCGATTTGTTATCCCACTCGAGCTCATGGAAAATAGCACCTGCGGTATAAAACAGAAAACACATTTGGCTGCCCTAATGCACGAAGCAAGACTAATAATCTGGGACGAAGTTCCTATGACTCAAAGATACGCCTTTGAAGCATTGGATAAAACTCTAAGAGATATTTTGGGATCTAAAAAAGAGGCAAATAGAGATAAGTTATTTGGTGGTATGCCAATTTTGCTTGGGGGGACTTTAGACAAATCCTCCCAGTCATTCCAAAAGGTAAAAGGCAAGAGGTCGTTAACGCATGCATCAATAGATCAGAATTGTGGAAATTCTGTCACCTACATACACTCTCACGCATTATGA